One genomic window of Manduca sexta isolate Smith_Timp_Sample1 chromosome 4, JHU_Msex_v1.0, whole genome shotgun sequence includes the following:
- the LOC115448412 gene encoding protein SREK1IP1-like → MSNYPDIVSKIGKESSRSACKKCGYAGHLTFQCRNFIKIDPNKEIVLDVSSTSSDSEEEYATPLQTLREAELRQKLAEKLKKAKEKKKSKKRKRSRSSSTSSSSSGSSSSSSSSESSDSEEERKKKHKKHKSKKSKSKKSYKERKKSRK, encoded by the exons ATGTCTAATTACCCAGATATTGTTAGTAAAATAGGCAAAGAATCATCTAGGTCTGCCTGTAAAAAGTGTGGTTATGCAGGACATCTTACATTTCAGTGCAGAAACTTTATAAAA ATAGATCCAAATAAAGAGATAGTTTTAGATGTAAGCAGTACAAGTAGCGACAGTGAAGAGGAATATGCCACTCCACTACAGACCTTAAGAGAAGCAGAGTTGAGACAGAAATTAGCAGAGAAACTTAAAAAGGCGAAAGAGAAAAAGAAGAGTAAGAAGAGAAAGAGATCTAG ATCCTCAAGTACATCATCCAGTAGCAGTggttcatcatcatcgtcatcgtcATCAGAGAGCAGTGATTCAGAAGaagaaaggaaaaaaaaacacaagaaaCATAAGTCAAAGAAATCAAAGTCGAAAAAATCATACAAGGAACGGAAGAaaagtagaaaataa
- the LOC115448411 gene encoding uncharacterized protein LOC115448411 isoform X1 produces MYTYFILLTVQITVSYSYVAYEMFPGFDSSSNTTIPSSNVSRLQNNLSSETTSKIRQKDDKLSTTQLPSTLPFSTRIKFVCPEAEIPSNIGPYEVPTQRDIILFIKKTLIKMFNIYHEKALYFLKDIKEATRGTAAIERKCHRHKGSYKNCVKRISSKCEVITKAVVTSLEKQKEEVAAFIEDKVCNMTEMKADPLQLIKILAMEEASLEFALPGFLRLLNSCSSYCSRTNPKSNLKKPLRHMTDQDLVINHFLTQKNYIQLIKGSK; encoded by the exons ATGTACACGT attttatattattgacggTTCAAATCACAGTGAGCTATAGTTACGTCGCTTACGAGATGTTTCCAGGATTCGATTCCAGTTCAAACACCACTATACCGTCTTCAAATGTCAGTCGACTACAAAACAATTTGAGTTCAGAAACGACATCAAAAATACGACAAAAAGACGATAAATTG AGTACCACACAATTACCAAGCACTCTTCCATTTTCAACACGAATCAAATTCGTATGTCCGGAAGCGGAAATTCCTTCCAACATCGGCCCGTACGAAGTGCCTACTCAACGAGATATTATCCTCTTCatcaaaaaaactttaataaaaatgtttaatatctaTCACGAGAAAGCTTTATATTTCCTGAAAGATATTAAAGAG GCTACTCGAGGAACAGCGGCAATAGAAAGAAAATGCCACAGACACAAAGGGTCTTACAAAAACTGCGTAAAACGTATTAGTAGTAAATGTGAGGTGATAACTAAAGCGGTCGTCACTTCGCTGGAAAAGCAAAAAGAAGAAGTTGCCGCGTTTATTGAG gACAAAGTGTGTAATATGACAGAAATGAAAGCAGATCCTCTGCAGTTAATCAAGATATTGGCGATGGAAGAGGCTTCATTGGAATTTGCTTTGCCTGGCTTTCTGCGGCTGCTTAATTCTTGTTCCTCCTATTGCTCAAG aacTAATCCAAAATCTAATCTTAAAAAACCACTACGACACATGACCGATCAAGATCTAGTCATAAACCATTTTTTAACACAGAAAAATTATATCCAACTCATAAAAGGGTCGAAATAA
- the LOC115448411 gene encoding uncharacterized protein LOC115448411 isoform X2 yields the protein MFPGFDSSSNTTIPSSNVSRLQNNLSSETTSKIRQKDDKLSTTQLPSTLPFSTRIKFVCPEAEIPSNIGPYEVPTQRDIILFIKKTLIKMFNIYHEKALYFLKDIKEATRGTAAIERKCHRHKGSYKNCVKRISSKCEVITKAVVTSLEKQKEEVAAFIEDKVCNMTEMKADPLQLIKILAMEEASLEFALPGFLRLLNSCSSYCSRTNPKSNLKKPLRHMTDQDLVINHFLTQKNYIQLIKGSK from the exons ATGTTTCCAGGATTCGATTCCAGTTCAAACACCACTATACCGTCTTCAAATGTCAGTCGACTACAAAACAATTTGAGTTCAGAAACGACATCAAAAATACGACAAAAAGACGATAAATTG AGTACCACACAATTACCAAGCACTCTTCCATTTTCAACACGAATCAAATTCGTATGTCCGGAAGCGGAAATTCCTTCCAACATCGGCCCGTACGAAGTGCCTACTCAACGAGATATTATCCTCTTCatcaaaaaaactttaataaaaatgtttaatatctaTCACGAGAAAGCTTTATATTTCCTGAAAGATATTAAAGAG GCTACTCGAGGAACAGCGGCAATAGAAAGAAAATGCCACAGACACAAAGGGTCTTACAAAAACTGCGTAAAACGTATTAGTAGTAAATGTGAGGTGATAACTAAAGCGGTCGTCACTTCGCTGGAAAAGCAAAAAGAAGAAGTTGCCGCGTTTATTGAG gACAAAGTGTGTAATATGACAGAAATGAAAGCAGATCCTCTGCAGTTAATCAAGATATTGGCGATGGAAGAGGCTTCATTGGAATTTGCTTTGCCTGGCTTTCTGCGGCTGCTTAATTCTTGTTCCTCCTATTGCTCAAG aacTAATCCAAAATCTAATCTTAAAAAACCACTACGACACATGACCGATCAAGATCTAGTCATAAACCATTTTTTAACACAGAAAAATTATATCCAACTCATAAAAGGGTCGAAATAA
- the LOC115448414 gene encoding coiled-coil domain-containing protein 103: MNKPLSQEDVAAMEGQLRDSVEEDRKYWRVNNVKCDAIYSAKNYEEFADRVAAAHLQPLQRSDYKNKTPKSWNQYATNTKNSYNE; the protein is encoded by the exons ATGAATAAGCCTTTAAGCCAAGAAGATGTGGCAGCTATGGAGGGACAACTGAGGGATTCCGTGGAGGAGGATAGGAAGTACTGGCGAGTGAACAATGTGAAATGTGATGCGATTTACTCCGCTAAGAACTACGAGGAGTTTGC AGATCGAGTAGCAGCGGCTCATCTGCAACCTCTGCAGAGAAGCGACTATAAGAACAAAACTCCTAAAAGCTGGAACCAATACGCTACCAATACTAAAAATTCGTACAATGAGTGA